The Bacillus sp. Y1 genome includes the window CAACATCTCCATTAATGATAAGATGATTTCCAACAGAAATTTTCCCATCTTTGTATTGGACAACTCCATCTACAAGCGCTTTCAAAGTGGCTACGTCGTCCTTTTCTATCTTTTCAACTGTCTTATGGTCATAAAATAAGGGTTTGTCCTTCCCTTTTTTCGGAAGCAAAACCTCTCCCAGTACATTTCTTCCAGGAACACCTTCTGTACATGACTTCTTTTCACCAAGCCAATCCCCAGCTTTCACTTCATCAATAAAGTGCAAATCAAAGAAATCCGCTTTTCCATCTTCACGAATTGCCGGTTTTCGGTCAGATAATTGAAAATACCGCACAACCGCATCCGCTCCAGTAAGGGCGGGTTCACCTTTTGCTACGACAAATTCCTTATTTGCAAGTGGTTGCTTTACTGCTGCTTCCAATATTCCATTTTTAATTCCATGAACATCTAGTGCTTCCATTATGTCAGCAGTGAGTTTTTCACGCTCACTGTGTAACTGTGCTTCTGTTACGTGAAGCCGCATTTTTACGATCATCTTATTTTCACTAAAAGAAATAGAAATAAGAGGCTTCCATTCACCGACATGAATCTTCTCATTTTTTGCTTGTTCTAAACTAGCCTTCAATTCTACAAATTTTGTGATCGCTATTCTCGGATGCTCTCGAACAAGCTGATCCAATCGATTAAGTGAAAATCCTTTTTGTAAAACAGTAATAAAGATAGATCCGTTCTCCTCTTCAAGTCGAAAATATTCATTGTTTATTAGGTCCATGAATGCCGTCACCCTAATCATAATAGTACTTTAAGTATATATGAAAGATGGTTACTTGAATATACATGATCAATCTTCTTCATATAAAAACAAAACTTTGTCCCAACAAGTGATATCTATAAGAGCAGTATCATATTTTTAAGTAAATATATTATATGTTAGTAGGGATTTTTATGAATGAAAATAATCATCACCCTTATGAGCAACTCTCAAATTCTAACTCAATCCCCCGTTATATAAGAGTCCCAGTTGAAATCGTTCATTCGGAATTTGACTTTACGATTAATAAAACCATTAAAATTAGCGAAAGAACAAACAAAATATTAGACATCAACTGGACTACCACTCACCCTGAATATCAAATAAACCTAGTAGCAAATCGACTTTGGATTTCCGGTAAACTTCATGCTGAAATCACCTATACCAAACTAAACAACTCTAACATCCACATGGAAAATCTTCTTATTCCGTGGAAAAAAACATGTCAATTAGACTATACGTACCCTCCAATGATTCCTTTGAGCAATGAAAAAACACAGTATGATTTCATAAACCAAGACCAAAAAACAGAAACTTCCACTCACTTTGAACAAACGATTTACCAAAATGAACCGCCTATTTTTGAAATCATATCTACCAAAATTATTACAACAAAGAATATAAAAGAAGAGGGTACTAACTCCATTCTATTATTGGACATATATTGTGAAAAACAGTTTAGGATATGGCAAAACCAAATAATAAAACTTTAAACCAGAAGGAACTGTTTGTATGGTTCCTTCTTTGTTATGTATAAAACATAAACAGGCAAAAACACCTGTCCATTAGTCCATACACCGGGACAAGCGAATCATACACTAATCATGTATAACAAGCATCAGAAAGGGGAAAGTTAGTATGTCATTTTATGAGCATCATGATTCTCAAGGAAAAAAGAAAGTTGTAAAATCATCATCTGTTCAACAAGAAGTAAGTAACACACCTGTAACACCAGAGGTAATTAATTCGTATCCTTTTATGAAAGTTCCTGTTGTATTAGGGGAAACAACTGTACAAATCGACCTTGATTCCATTATTGAGTTTCCTGAGCCAGTATTAGAAATCAAAAAAATTAAGAAAAACCTAAAGCTAGTACAATGTCGTCTATTGCTACCGACAAACAAGCTATTCTTAAAGGGATTTGTAAGAAAAAACATTCAATATGCAACACCTAAAGCAGGAGGGAAAGATTTTGTCTCTTCAAGCATTCACTCCTTAACGGTCGATGTCCCATTTCAAGCAGTCACTCAAATAGACTTTTTAAGCAAACCCGCTTTTAAAGCTGGTCCTAAAACGACTGAGTTCGAGTATTTCATGTCTTCCCCACTACCTCATGGATATGCTTCCAAAGAAAAATTGCTTTCTGCTGACCTCTCCGAGTACAACCAAATTAGTGGTGAGGTTTTTAACGAGCTACCGTATTGCGAATTAATCGCAAGTCATTTTATTGAAATGGATGAAGCACTTAACAGAAAAATGGGAACGGTCTTTGGCCCAGAGGGAGAAATCTGTGCACCATTTGAAGAAGGTACCTTCACAAAAATCGAAGAAAAAATGGTTGTTGAGCTGACTTTAAAGGTACTACAAAATCAACAGGTTAAAATGCAGAAACATGTATGTAAACAGGACGAGGATAAAGATAACCACCATCATTATTAATAATCCCCCTAACCATACAAAACCCAATGAACACATTGTCATTGGGTTTTTATTTTCCTTATAAAAAATAATACTGAATGATGGCTTACTTTTCTTCTAACTCTTTCAAGAAGCCTTATGCTCTAAGCGAAGTTTATCCGCAACCATTGCGATAAATTCTGAATTGGTAGGTTTTGCTTTTGACATGCTCACGGTATAACCGAATAGACTCGAAATGCTATCGATATTTCCTCGGCTCCAAGCAACCTCAATGGCATGGCGTATTGCACGTTCTACACGGCTAGCCGTAGTATTATATTTTTTTGCAATATCAGGATACAATACCTTTGTAATTGATCCAAGCAGTTCAATATCATTGTAAACCATAGAAATTGCTTCACGTAAATATAAATACCCTTTAATATGAGCCGGTACACCAATTTCATGGATAATGCTAGTAATATTTGCATCCAAATTTTTCGGTTTTGATTCCATTTGTTGACGATACATTGGACTAGTTGTTAATGGTGAGGACGATCTCATGACAGCGCTTGTTTTTCCACTCACTTGACGAATATGATTTCCTAAATTTTCTAAATCAAATGGTTTTAAGATAAAGTAGGAAGCTCCTAGTTCTACCGCTTTCTTAGTAACATCCTCTTGGCCGAATGCTGTAAGCATAATAACGTTCGGCATCGGAGACTTTCGAGTTTCACGCAACTTTTCAAGAACCGCTAGTCCGTCTAAGTGTGGCATAATAATATCTAAAACAAGAACATCAGGAGTCACTTTTTCTAATAAATCCAGACATTCTTGACCATTATGAGCAGCACCAACGACTTCCATATCTTCTTGGGACACTAAATAATCCTTGAGTAAGCCAACTAGCTCTCTATTATCATCAACTACACATACTTTTATCTTTTTCACTACATGTTTCCTCCTCGAAAGTATTCTCACCTGAACAATTATCTATATATATAATCTACTAACCAATTCGACAATGCAACAGTAAATCCTTTTCTTTTTTGAAAAAATCTAAAAAAATGGTATAAATCTCTATTTTTCTTCGGTTTTCGCCCGTATTCGACTTATTCTGTATTTTTGTCGAAAAATCTTTATTTTTCGAATAAAAAAAGGAGAGGCGTAAAGCCTCCACCTTAACTCGCCTTTTCTCTTGGTTTTTCGTAAATATCGATGCCTGCTTCATTTAGCATCCATTCTATATGAACACCATAGCCTGAAGTAGGGTCGTTGACGAACACATGCGTTACAGCTCCAACCACCTTATCATCCTGTATGATCGGACTTCCGCTCATCCCTTGAACAATCCCACCTGTTTTTTCAAGTAACTCTGGGTCAGTTACCTTAATGACCATTCCTTTTGTAGCCGGAAACTTTTGTGGAATGGTGCTTACAATTTCGATATCAAATAATTTAACTTGATCATTATCTACAACCGTTAGTATCTTAGCCGGACCCTCTTTAACCTGATGCGAAAGAGCTATCGGAAGTGCTTTATCCATTACTCCATTGGTAATTTCTTTTGAAAGCTTACCAAATATTCCAAAAGGGCTATTTCTTTGAATGTCACCAATTACTTCTTTATCGGAAGAGAAACGGGCAAGTTTTTCACCTGGATCTCCATTGCTTCCTTTTTCAATAGACGTGACTGTTGAGCGAACAATTTGACCATCCTCAACTACAATAGGCTTTTTCGTGTCCATGTCCGAAATAACATGTCCTAAAGCACCATACTTTTTCGATTCCGGATGATAAAACGTCATCGTTCCAATACCAGCCGCCGAGTCACGAATATATAAGCCAAGTTTAAAATTCTCTTCTCCTGTTTCTTTTAATGGCATAAGCTTTGTTTCAACTTTGCCATCTTCTCTACTTACTTCAATATTTAATGGTTCACCCTTTTGACCTGCTGTTTGAACAAATGGTGCTACATCTGACATTTTTTCAATTTTTTGACCGTTAATCTTTGTAATAATGTCGCCTACTTTAATTCCTGCAATTTCACCTGGAGATTTCTTGCCTTCTGCTGTATTTACTTGATGGTGACCAACGACAAGGACTCCTACCGTATTAAGCTTCACACCGATAGACTGTCCACCTGGAATGACTTTAAAATCCTTTAATACATCTACATCGACCTTTTTAATAGGGAAACCTGCTAGTTCAAGCAGCATTTCATCTTTCCCGTATTTCTTTGCTTGTAATGACACGGTTTGATCATCTTGTTGAACAGAAAGAGTTGAATTTGCTGTGACGGCAGCAGATACAGGAGTAGATTTTTGTAAAATAAGGTTTTCACCTTCAAACAGGGTAACGCTTTTGGGGATACTAAGGTAATCTTGAAACGGTTTCGAAAATCCTATGGCAACTAATGAAACAAGGAGAATTCCACCAATTATTTTTCTAAGAAGTTCATGCCTCAACATCTTTCACTCTCCTCGCTTCTAGTCCACACACACTTTTTTCTTCTTTATGGCTACATCTTTAATTTTGCCTGCTTGAGTCGCATTTATAACCTCTTCCGTTATAAAAAAGCTACCCGTTATGGATAGCTTTTCAAGTTACCTTCATTTCCTTTGCTAAATGGAGTAATTCTTTTGCATGCTCTCGAGTCAAATCGGTAATTTCTACTCCAGAAATCATACGACCGATTTCTTTCACCTTCTCTGGCTCTGATAATGATTGCACTGACGTTTTCGTTCTTCCCTTTTGGGTAATCTTAGAAATATAAAGATGGGTATCAGCCATAGCTGCCACTTGAGGCAAATGGGAAATACAAAGTACCTGAGATGAAACAGCTACTTTGTAAATCTTTTCTGCAATGGCTTGTGCTACACGTCCTGACACCCCAGTATCCACTTCATCAAAAATAATGGAAGTAACGCCTTGATGTTTAGAGAAGATACTTTTTAAGGCTAGCATCATTCTCGATAGCTCTCCACCAGATGCTACCTTGGATAAAGGCTTTAATGGTTCTCCTGGATTTGTCGAGATAAAAAATTCGATTTGATCACATCCTGTAGGAGTGAACACATCATAATCCGAGTGAAAACGTACTTCAAATACTGTTTTATCCATATAAAGCTCTTTTAATTCACGGTGTATCGATTTTGTTAACTTCTCCGCAAACTGTAACCTTGTGGAGGTCAACTCTTTCGCTTCGAGTACTAAATCTTTCTTAATTGCCGCAAGCTCTTTACTTAAGGCATTGATATGCGTTTCTTTATTTTGTAATGTTTCTATCTCTTCTTCAATTTTAACAGCGTATTCTATGATCTCTTCAATCGTCTTTCCATATTTCCTCTTTAGCTGATTTATTTCGTTTAGTCTGCTTTCAATATCGTGCAAACGTTCTGGGTTGAACTCAAGACTATCCATTTTACTTCTCAGCTCTCTAGCGACGTCCTCTAAGGCGTAGTAACTAGTCGACACCGTCTCAGCTAACTCTTGAAATTGATGATCGACACTTGAAACATCTTCTAAATGACTCATTAAAAGGCCAATCCAATCTAATCCCTTTTGATCTCCTTGAAGCACAGAATAGCTATTAGAAAGGCCCTCATACACCTTTTCAAAATTAGACAATCGTTTCTTTTCTTCAAGTAATTGGTCATCTTCATTAATCACTAATTGAGCTTTTTGAATTTCATCAAATTGAAATTGAATCAAATCCAATCGATGAGCCATTTTCTGTTCATTTTCACTCAAACTTTTTAACCTTTTAGAGGTCTGCTCATAGCTTCGATATAATTTCGAATACTCTTCTAGTTGACTTGATATTGATTTTGCCCCGAATTGGTCTAAAAGCTTTTGGTGCTTAGCTTCCTCCATTAATTCTTGATGCTCATGCTGTCCATGAATATCAATTAATGTCGCTCCTATTTCACGCAAGGTAGATATGGTCACCAATTTGCCGTTTATGCGACAAACACTTTTTCCTGATTGCGATATATCTCTTCTTAAAATAAGCATTCCCTCTTCAATCTCTATTCCAAACTCTTCGGCTTTTTGATAGCTAGGATGCGTTAAACTCTCTAGTTGGAAAAGCCCTTCAATTTCGGCTTTTTCTTCTCCATGTCGAACAAATTCTGACGAACCCCTTCCCCCGACAAGAAGATGAACAGCATCGATTATAATCGATTTACCTGCTCCTGTTTCACCTGTCAAAACGGTCAATCCTTTTGTAAAGGACACAGTTAGATTTTCTATAATAGCAAAGTTTTTAATAGACAACTCGGTTAACAACTGGTTTCACCTCTGTTTAGAGCATTTCAAGGAATCGATTGGAAATCGTAATCGTTTCTTCTTCTTTTCTACAAATAATAAGAATGGTATCATCTCCACAAATCGTTCCTAAAATCTCTTCCCAATCTAAGTTATCTATCAGTGCACCAATGGCCATGGCATTACCCGGTAATGTTTTCATAACAAGTAAGTGACCTGCACTATCAATACGAACGAAGGCATCCATTAAATTTCTCTTTAATTTTTGGAGAGGATTAAAACGTTGATCGGCAGGAAGACTATATTTGTATCTTCCATCCATAAGCGGCACTTTTACTAAGTGTAGTTCTTTAATATCTCTAGAAATGGTTGCTTGTGTTACATTAAATCCAGCAAACTTTAGTTCATCAACTAATTCATCTTGTGTCTCAATATCATTGCTAGTAATAATTTCTCTAATTTTAATATGACGTTGACCTTTATTCATGTTTTCACCCCTGATTGCTTTCAAAAATTCTGTTATATTTTGTTTTATTTTTTCAACTTTTGTAGATGTATATATGTATAAATATACATCCTTTTGCTTATCTCGTCAAAGTATACCTGCAATAAAAAGAAGAATAAGCAGGACCGCTTATTCTTCTACATTCCCCTTTGATTTTAATACTTCATGAGCTTCTGAAACAATTTGGCTTGGCTTCTTAGAAAGATGGTTTATCCCTTGCTCCTTTTCACCTTCCCAGCCTAAATGAAGTAAAAACTCAATATTGCCATCGCCACCGGTGATTGGTGAGAACGATAGATTTTTGACATCATAACCTAGAGACAAAGAAAGGTCGATGATTTTATTTACGACCGCTTCATGTACCTTTGGATCCCTTACGATTCCCTTTTTCCCTACCTCTTCTCTACCAGCCTCAAATTGTGGTTTGACCAAAGCGATAATATCACTGTTGGGCACTAGGAGAGTTTTTAACACAGGGAGAATTAGCTTTAATGATATAAACGAAACATCTATTGAAGCAAAATTCGGCATCTCACCAGTCAGATCAGCAGGTGTCACATAACGAAAATTTGTCCGTTCCATGACGATGACTCGTTCATCCTGTCTCAGCTTCCATGCTAACTGATTATATCCGACATCTAAGGCATACGATTGTTTAGCTCCATTTTGTAATGCACAGTCCGTAAATCCGCCGGTGGAAGCACCAATATCTAACAAAACTTTTCCTTCGACATGTACGTCAAATTCCTTCAGTGCTTTTTCTAACTTTAAGCCACCCCTACTTACATATGGCATGACATTTCCTTTTATCGTTAACGGTAGATCGCTGCTTATTTTCTCACCTGGTTTATCCAATCGGTTTTCATTGCTATATACGAGTCCTGCCATAATTGCACGTTTCGCTTTTTCTCTTGTTTCTATTAACCCGCGTTCAACTAGCAGGACGTCAATTCTTTCTTTTTTACTTTTCATAGTAGTGAACCTTTTTTCCCTTTAACCTGTGTAAGTTCGATTACTTTCCGAATCGTTGAATCCACGGTCAAATCGATCTCTTTCAATAACTCATCAACACTTCCATGCTCAATAAATTGATCTGGAATACCCATACGATCAATCACTGCATCAAAATAACGATTTTCCGATGCAAACTCTAAAATAGAACTTCCAAACCCACCTTGAAGGACGGCTTCTTCGATCGTTAATACAGGCATTTTACGTTCAAACAGATCTGATAGCATCTTCCGGTCTAACGGTTTAATAAATCGAGCATTGACGACCTTCACACGAATCCCCTGCTGTTC containing:
- a CDS encoding CsxC family protein → MSFYEHHDSQGKKKVVKSSSVQQEVSNTPVTPEVINSYPFMKVPVVLGETTVQIDLDSIIEFPEPVLEIKKIKKNLKLVQCRLLLPTNKLFLKGFVRKNIQYATPKAGGKDFVSSSIHSLTVDVPFQAVTQIDFLSKPAFKAGPKTTEFEYFMSSPLPHGYASKEKLLSADLSEYNQISGEVFNELPYCELIASHFIEMDEALNRKMGTVFGPEGEICAPFEEGTFTKIEEKMVVELTLKVLQNQQVKMQKHVCKQDEDKDNHHHY
- the spo0A gene encoding sporulation transcription factor Spo0A; the encoded protein is MKKIKVCVVDDNRELVGLLKDYLVSQEDMEVVGAAHNGQECLDLLEKVTPDVLVLDIIMPHLDGLAVLEKLRETRKSPMPNVIMLTAFGQEDVTKKAVELGASYFILKPFDLENLGNHIRQVSGKTSAVMRSSSPLTTSPMYRQQMESKPKNLDANITSIIHEIGVPAHIKGYLYLREAISMVYNDIELLGSITKVLYPDIAKKYNTTASRVERAIRHAIEVAWSRGNIDSISSLFGYTVSMSKAKPTNSEFIAMVADKLRLEHKAS
- the spoIVB gene encoding SpoIVB peptidase — translated: MLRHELLRKIIGGILLVSLVAIGFSKPFQDYLSIPKSVTLFEGENLILQKSTPVSAAVTANSTLSVQQDDQTVSLQAKKYGKDEMLLELAGFPIKKVDVDVLKDFKVIPGGQSIGVKLNTVGVLVVGHHQVNTAEGKKSPGEIAGIKVGDIITKINGQKIEKMSDVAPFVQTAGQKGEPLNIEVSREDGKVETKLMPLKETGEENFKLGLYIRDSAAGIGTMTFYHPESKKYGALGHVISDMDTKKPIVVEDGQIVRSTVTSIEKGSNGDPGEKLARFSSDKEVIGDIQRNSPFGIFGKLSKEITNGVMDKALPIALSHQVKEGPAKILTVVDNDQVKLFDIEIVSTIPQKFPATKGMVIKVTDPELLEKTGGIVQGMSGSPIIQDDKVVGAVTHVFVNDPTSGYGVHIEWMLNEAGIDIYEKPREKAS
- the recN gene encoding DNA repair protein RecN; the protein is MLTELSIKNFAIIENLTVSFTKGLTVLTGETGAGKSIIIDAVHLLVGGRGSSEFVRHGEEKAEIEGLFQLESLTHPSYQKAEEFGIEIEEGMLILRRDISQSGKSVCRINGKLVTISTLREIGATLIDIHGQHEHQELMEEAKHQKLLDQFGAKSISSQLEEYSKLYRSYEQTSKRLKSLSENEQKMAHRLDLIQFQFDEIQKAQLVINEDDQLLEEKKRLSNFEKVYEGLSNSYSVLQGDQKGLDWIGLLMSHLEDVSSVDHQFQELAETVSTSYYALEDVARELRSKMDSLEFNPERLHDIESRLNEINQLKRKYGKTIEEIIEYAVKIEEEIETLQNKETHINALSKELAAIKKDLVLEAKELTSTRLQFAEKLTKSIHRELKELYMDKTVFEVRFHSDYDVFTPTGCDQIEFFISTNPGEPLKPLSKVASGGELSRMMLALKSIFSKHQGVTSIIFDEVDTGVSGRVAQAIAEKIYKVAVSSQVLCISHLPQVAAMADTHLYISKITQKGRTKTSVQSLSEPEKVKEIGRMISGVEITDLTREHAKELLHLAKEMKVT
- the ahrC gene encoding transcriptional regulator AhrC/ArgR produces the protein MNKGQRHIKIREIITSNDIETQDELVDELKFAGFNVTQATISRDIKELHLVKVPLMDGRYKYSLPADQRFNPLQKLKRNLMDAFVRIDSAGHLLVMKTLPGNAMAIGALIDNLDWEEILGTICGDDTILIICRKEEETITISNRFLEML
- a CDS encoding TlyA family RNA methyltransferase → MKSKKERIDVLLVERGLIETREKAKRAIMAGLVYSNENRLDKPGEKISSDLPLTIKGNVMPYVSRGGLKLEKALKEFDVHVEGKVLLDIGASTGGFTDCALQNGAKQSYALDVGYNQLAWKLRQDERVIVMERTNFRYVTPADLTGEMPNFASIDVSFISLKLILPVLKTLLVPNSDIIALVKPQFEAGREEVGKKGIVRDPKVHEAVVNKIIDLSLSLGYDVKNLSFSPITGGDGNIEFLLHLGWEGEKEQGINHLSKKPSQIVSEAHEVLKSKGNVEE